From a region of the Nitrospira sp. genome:
- a CDS encoding thermonuclease family protein: MKPSWSLPILLFIFFPSFSGASDFTGKVISVIDGDTFDVEHEQGVERVRLNGIDAPEKGQHFSQHAMKFIEEITTGQHLTIENRGQDKYEQTIGDVFLADGRHLNKELVKVGLAWWFCRYSADTELQQLEEDAREAKRGLWKDPAPTPPWIFRKLQRNQVPEASDFTCPPSASQPMPQNAGPSPGASDVIGNRRSHIYHRVDCPGYDKVSEVNRIAFVSVEAAEQAGYRVAGNCP; this comes from the coding sequence ATGAAACCGTCGTGGTCTCTCCCAATCCTGCTCTTCATATTCTTTCCATCGTTCAGTGGAGCCTCGGACTTTACGGGTAAAGTGATCTCCGTCATCGATGGCGACACCTTCGATGTCGAACACGAGCAAGGCGTCGAACGAGTTCGTTTAAATGGGATCGATGCACCTGAAAAGGGGCAACACTTCAGCCAACACGCTATGAAGTTTATCGAAGAAATTACTACGGGGCAGCACCTCACCATCGAAAACAGAGGCCAGGACAAATATGAGCAGACCATCGGCGATGTGTTTCTTGCCGATGGCCGACACTTGAACAAGGAACTCGTGAAGGTTGGTCTAGCCTGGTGGTTCTGCCGGTACTCCGCCGATACGGAACTGCAACAGCTGGAGGAGGACGCTCGCGAGGCGAAACGCGGGCTCTGGAAAGATCCAGCGCCAACCCCGCCATGGATCTTTCGCAAGCTACAGCGAAACCAAGTGCCAGAGGCATCGGATTTCACCTGCCCGCCTTCAGCCTCTCAGCCCATGCCTCAGAACGCGGGCCCTTCGCCCGGAGCTTCCGATGTCATTGGGAACAGGCGTAGCCACATCTACCACCGCGTCGACTGTCCTGGCTATGATAAGGTCTCCGAGGTCAACCGGATCGCGTTTGTGAGCGTCGAAGCGGCGGAACAGGCGGGGTATCGGGTCGCCGGAAACTGTCCGTGA
- a CDS encoding sigma-54-dependent Fis family transcriptional regulator has product MEQENILVVDDDEGLLHLLKMRLSAMGFTVTPCTTGQDAVGEAKKTMFNLAITDLRLRGEDGLDVTEELLRSHPGLPVIILTAHGSIPNAVEAMQRGAFGYLTKPFDDKELKATIEKALAQQRMSREIQRLKSLVKELYGLENVVARSPAMQRLFQQIAQVADSDATILLFGETGTGKEVMARVIHTNSRRNKGPFVALNCAAIPETLFESELFGHVKGAFTSAHGAKRGLFQMANGGTLFLDEIGEMPLSMQVKLLRAVQEREIREVGSENSVKVDVRIIAATNKDLGEAVKNGTFRNDLYYRISVVPLFVPPLRDRRDDIPLLAQHFLKLSMKRANKDVKGFTPAALHRLMINPWPGNVRELENVVEKAVVMSRQDMLTPDLLPAVSVSAESPLKPLTEAKEEFERTYLKNVLQLTGGNISRAAQFAGRYRADFYKMLRKYGLHPSTTKGKSDSELEELETEANLTEAER; this is encoded by the coding sequence ATGGAACAAGAGAATATTCTCGTAGTCGACGACGATGAAGGGTTGCTGCATCTGCTGAAGATGCGGTTATCCGCCATGGGATTTACAGTCACGCCTTGTACGACAGGGCAGGATGCGGTCGGTGAGGCCAAGAAAACCATGTTCAATTTGGCTATTACCGATCTCCGTCTTCGCGGAGAGGACGGACTCGACGTGACCGAAGAGCTGCTGAGAAGTCATCCCGGACTTCCGGTCATTATTCTCACGGCCCATGGGAGTATTCCCAACGCGGTGGAGGCGATGCAACGAGGGGCGTTCGGCTATCTGACGAAACCGTTTGATGACAAGGAACTCAAGGCCACCATTGAAAAAGCACTTGCTCAGCAGCGGATGAGCCGCGAGATTCAGCGTCTCAAATCGTTGGTCAAGGAACTGTACGGACTCGAGAATGTCGTGGCGCGAAGTCCGGCAATGCAACGGCTCTTCCAGCAAATCGCGCAGGTCGCCGATTCAGACGCCACCATCTTGCTGTTTGGAGAAACCGGCACCGGCAAAGAAGTGATGGCTCGTGTCATCCATACAAATAGTCGACGCAATAAAGGTCCCTTCGTGGCGCTCAACTGCGCCGCTATACCCGAAACGCTGTTCGAGAGCGAGCTGTTCGGACATGTCAAGGGCGCCTTTACGAGCGCCCATGGGGCGAAGCGAGGGTTGTTCCAAATGGCCAACGGCGGCACGCTGTTCCTCGATGAGATCGGCGAGATGCCGCTGTCCATGCAGGTGAAATTATTGCGTGCCGTGCAGGAGCGGGAGATTCGAGAGGTGGGATCCGAGAACTCGGTCAAAGTCGATGTTCGCATCATTGCCGCGACCAATAAAGACCTCGGGGAGGCCGTGAAGAACGGGACGTTCCGGAACGATCTGTACTATCGCATTTCCGTGGTCCCCTTGTTCGTTCCGCCGTTGCGGGATCGCCGCGACGATATTCCGCTTTTGGCGCAACATTTCCTCAAGCTCAGCATGAAACGAGCCAATAAGGACGTGAAAGGATTCACGCCCGCCGCACTCCATCGACTCATGATCAATCCCTGGCCCGGCAACGTACGGGAACTGGAAAACGTGGTTGAAAAGGCCGTGGTCATGTCACGGCAAGACATGTTGACGCCGGATTTGTTGCCGGCGGTCAGTGTGTCGGCCGAGTCTCCGCTCAAACCGCTCACGGAAGCCAAAGAAGAATTCGAACGGACCTATCTGAAAAATGTGCTCCAGTTGACGGGCGGGAATATCTCGCGCGCTGCTCAATTTGCCGGCAGGTACAGGGCCGATTTTTATAAGATGCTGAGAAAGTACGGCCTTCACCCCTCCACGACGAAGGGAAAATCGGACTCTGAACTGGAAGAGCTGGAAACCGAAGCAAATTTGACCGAGGCGGAGCGATAG
- a CDS encoding HAMP domain-containing protein codes for MRLSIFWRLVMTSLVIITVMGGVNLYALFQLRQLTAMSTQMASYHYPAVESAKRLLGSVYAQLNSEKKFLATKDQTFLTNLTEEVDEFQRNLQLLQNQENSTQGLKLLRETGDLLQERLRLFRDEFQKAKGRSRQAILEYETKRDALMDQMSASIQSYIDLHEVRVSVGVSESRSSAAQAEAVTEQLVLVALVFGLGLAGIASYTILRPLRQLQGHIKQIGQGNFGTSLQIKAPAELRDLVDTVNWMGRKLQEIDDMKTEFLAHVSHELRTPMASIQEGTHLLLDEIPGPLVQEQRTTLRIMADSSRRLIHLINTILDLSKMEAGMMEYRIVPVDLHRIAEISINKVRLLADSKHVQLVLESVGERAWVKADASRLEQVLDNLLSNALKFSPEGGVVKVHMNPDLQAGVLEVSVSDTGPGIAPEDLPHIFERFYQGRTKVKQTAGSGLGLALAKKVVEAHGGRIWIESEKGKGATVRFILRLTKPEKAGQS; via the coding sequence ATGCGGCTTTCAATATTTTGGCGCCTGGTCATGACCTCCCTGGTCATTATTACAGTGATGGGAGGCGTCAATCTTTACGCGCTCTTTCAGCTTCGACAATTGACGGCCATGAGCACTCAGATGGCATCCTACCATTATCCGGCCGTCGAATCCGCGAAGCGGCTCTTGGGTTCGGTCTACGCTCAATTGAACAGTGAAAAAAAGTTCCTCGCAACAAAAGATCAGACCTTCCTGACGAATTTGACTGAGGAGGTTGACGAGTTCCAGCGTAATCTTCAGCTGTTACAGAATCAGGAAAACTCTACTCAGGGGTTGAAACTGCTGCGAGAGACAGGCGATTTGCTGCAAGAACGGTTGAGGCTTTTTCGGGATGAATTCCAGAAGGCGAAAGGGAGATCCCGTCAGGCCATTCTGGAGTACGAAACAAAACGTGATGCCCTCATGGATCAGATGTCTGCCTCGATTCAGAGCTACATCGACCTGCATGAGGTGCGGGTAAGCGTCGGGGTCAGCGAATCACGTTCGAGTGCAGCTCAAGCGGAGGCTGTCACGGAACAACTTGTGCTGGTTGCCTTGGTGTTTGGGTTGGGACTGGCCGGCATCGCCAGCTATACGATTTTGCGCCCGCTCCGACAGCTGCAAGGGCACATCAAACAGATCGGACAAGGGAATTTCGGCACGTCCCTCCAGATCAAGGCTCCGGCCGAACTGCGAGATCTGGTGGATACCGTGAATTGGATGGGCAGAAAGTTGCAAGAGATCGATGATATGAAAACGGAATTCTTGGCGCACGTGTCCCACGAGTTGCGTACGCCGATGGCCTCGATTCAAGAGGGGACGCATCTGCTCCTTGACGAAATTCCCGGGCCGCTGGTGCAGGAGCAGCGAACAACGCTCCGGATCATGGCCGACAGCAGCCGGCGCTTGATCCACCTGATCAACACGATTCTGGATCTGTCGAAAATGGAAGCCGGCATGATGGAATACCGCATCGTCCCGGTGGACCTCCACCGAATCGCTGAAATCTCCATCAACAAGGTTCGCCTTCTTGCCGACTCCAAGCATGTTCAGCTGGTGTTAGAAAGTGTCGGTGAACGGGCTTGGGTCAAGGCAGATGCCTCTCGTCTTGAACAGGTGTTGGACAATCTCTTGTCGAACGCTCTGAAATTCAGCCCTGAGGGAGGCGTGGTGAAGGTTCATATGAATCCCGATCTACAAGCCGGAGTTCTCGAAGTTTCCGTTTCTGATACGGGACCCGGAATCGCCCCGGAAGATCTCCCACATATTTTTGAACGATTCTATCAAGGTCGCACAAAAGTAAAGCAGACGGCGGGGAGTGGATTGGGTCTGGCATTAGCCAAGAAGGTGGTCGAAGCCCATGGTGGAAGAATCTGGATTGAAAGTGAGAAAGGCAAGGGGGCGACTGTACGGTTTATCCTACGGTTGACGAAACCGGAAAAGGCAGGGCAATCGTGA
- the clpB gene encoding ATP-dependent chaperone ClpB translates to MDMNRMTIKLQEALQAASAHAQRRSHQGIDVEHILLALLDQEGGTTPALLEGAGLALPAVRQAVEQALAKLPQVQGGGASPGQMHVAARLSQVLSRAEDEQKSLKDDFLSVEHVLLAMVQEGGVFKKLGLTRDRFLSGLQQVRGNQRVTSQDPESTYQSLVKYGRDLTQLAGQGKLDPVIGRDDEIRRVIQILSRRTKNNPVLIGEPGVGKTAIVEGLAIRIVKGDVPESLKHKKLFALDMGSLVAGAKFRGEFEERLKAVLKEIQSSQGQILLFIDELHTVVGAGAAEGAMDAANLLKPMLARGELHLIGATTLDEYRKHIEKDAALERRFQTVLVDQPSVENTISILRGLKERYEVHHGVRIKDSALVAAAKLSHRYISDRFLPDKAIDLVDEAAARLRTEIDSLPAELDEVSRKVLQLEIEREALKKEKDAASAARLSTLEAELNEKQRDLQALKTRWESEKASVSRLRKTREAIEDIKLKIDQAERAYDLNRVAELRYGELPRLERELSLEQQHLGKKQDETKLLKEEVDEDEIAAVVSRWTGIPVSRLLEGETDKLLKLEELLHQRVVGQDEGVRAVADAVLRARSGIKDPNRPIGSFLFLGPTGVGKTELARALAAILFDNEGNLIRIDMSEYMEKHTVARLIGAPPGYIGYDEGGQLTEAVRRRPFSVILFDEIEKAHHDVFNVLLQVLDDGRLTDSQGRTVDFKNTVLIMTSNIGSPHILEAQQRGATYEQVRTVVMSELRQHFRPEFLNRVDEMVVFHPLGTQQLIKIVEIQLERLRSRLEERRITLAVTPAALTHVGERGYDPVYGARPLKRLIQQELETPIARLLVKGELRDGDTASVDIKNGNLVVIPTVTEPRASTR, encoded by the coding sequence ATGGACATGAATCGAATGACGATCAAACTGCAGGAGGCCTTGCAGGCCGCCTCTGCTCACGCGCAACGTCGAAGCCATCAAGGCATCGATGTTGAGCACATCCTGCTGGCACTGCTCGATCAGGAGGGTGGAACGACTCCGGCCTTGCTCGAAGGGGCGGGGCTCGCGTTGCCAGCTGTTCGGCAAGCAGTCGAACAAGCCCTTGCCAAGCTGCCGCAAGTGCAAGGCGGCGGCGCTTCCCCCGGCCAAATGCATGTGGCTGCCCGACTCAGTCAGGTCTTGAGCCGAGCGGAGGACGAGCAAAAATCGCTGAAGGATGATTTTCTCAGCGTCGAGCACGTGCTGCTGGCAATGGTCCAGGAAGGAGGCGTCTTCAAGAAACTCGGCCTCACCAGGGACCGTTTCTTGTCCGGATTGCAGCAGGTGCGTGGAAATCAACGTGTCACCAGTCAAGACCCTGAAAGCACCTACCAGTCGTTGGTGAAATACGGCCGCGATCTGACCCAATTAGCCGGACAAGGCAAGCTCGATCCCGTCATCGGGCGCGATGATGAGATCCGGCGCGTGATTCAGATCTTGTCCCGCCGGACGAAGAACAACCCGGTTCTCATCGGCGAACCAGGGGTCGGGAAAACCGCAATTGTGGAGGGGCTGGCCATCCGCATCGTCAAAGGTGACGTGCCTGAGAGCCTCAAGCACAAGAAGCTCTTCGCCTTGGATATGGGATCGCTCGTGGCGGGCGCCAAGTTCCGCGGCGAGTTTGAAGAGCGGCTCAAGGCCGTCTTAAAAGAAATCCAATCCTCTCAGGGTCAAATTCTACTATTCATCGATGAATTGCATACGGTCGTCGGGGCCGGAGCCGCCGAAGGCGCGATGGATGCGGCCAACCTGTTGAAGCCGATGCTTGCGCGGGGCGAGTTGCACCTCATCGGCGCCACAACACTCGACGAGTACCGCAAACACATCGAAAAAGACGCCGCGTTGGAACGCCGTTTTCAGACGGTCCTGGTCGACCAACCATCCGTGGAAAACACCATTTCCATCCTGCGCGGCCTCAAGGAGCGTTATGAGGTGCACCATGGTGTAAGGATCAAGGACAGCGCGCTGGTCGCCGCGGCCAAGCTCTCGCATCGATATATTTCAGACCGGTTCCTCCCCGATAAAGCCATCGATTTGGTCGACGAAGCCGCGGCGCGCCTCAGAACGGAAATCGACAGCCTTCCGGCCGAATTGGACGAGGTCTCGCGCAAGGTGCTGCAGCTGGAAATTGAACGCGAGGCGTTGAAAAAGGAGAAGGATGCCGCAAGCGCGGCCCGTTTGAGCACTCTCGAAGCCGAGCTGAACGAGAAGCAGCGTGACTTACAAGCCCTCAAAACCAGGTGGGAATCGGAAAAAGCCTCCGTCTCCCGGCTTCGAAAAACACGCGAGGCGATCGAGGACATCAAGCTGAAGATCGATCAGGCAGAGCGAGCCTATGACCTCAATCGAGTGGCCGAACTCCGGTACGGCGAACTGCCTCGGTTGGAACGAGAGCTGTCTCTGGAACAGCAGCACTTAGGAAAGAAGCAGGATGAGACCAAGCTCCTGAAAGAAGAGGTCGATGAAGATGAAATTGCCGCCGTGGTCAGCCGATGGACCGGCATTCCGGTCTCTCGTTTACTCGAGGGAGAAACCGACAAGCTGCTGAAACTCGAAGAGCTGCTCCATCAACGTGTGGTGGGACAGGATGAAGGTGTTCGAGCCGTTGCGGATGCCGTGCTGCGCGCCCGTTCGGGCATCAAGGATCCGAATCGTCCGATCGGCTCGTTTCTCTTCCTGGGGCCCACGGGAGTCGGCAAAACCGAACTGGCACGGGCCTTGGCCGCGATTCTCTTCGACAACGAAGGAAATCTGATCAGAATCGATATGTCCGAATACATGGAAAAGCACACCGTCGCCCGCTTGATCGGCGCGCCTCCCGGCTATATCGGCTACGACGAAGGGGGTCAACTGACTGAAGCCGTTCGCCGGCGTCCTTTCTCGGTGATCCTGTTCGATGAAATCGAAAAAGCGCATCACGACGTCTTTAACGTCCTGCTGCAGGTCCTTGATGACGGCCGGCTGACCGATTCACAAGGCCGCACGGTCGACTTCAAGAACACGGTGCTGATCATGACCTCCAATATCGGCAGCCCGCACATTTTGGAGGCGCAGCAACGCGGCGCCACCTACGAACAGGTCAGAACGGTGGTCATGAGCGAACTGCGGCAACATTTTCGACCTGAATTTCTGAACCGCGTCGATGAGATGGTCGTCTTCCATCCGCTCGGCACCCAACAGCTGATCAAGATCGTGGAAATTCAGCTGGAACGCCTCCGCAGCAGATTGGAGGAACGCCGGATTACACTGGCCGTCACTCCCGCGGCGCTCACGCATGTGGGAGAACGCGGCTATGACCCGGTCTACGGAGCGAGACCGCTCAAGCGCCTCATTCAGCAGGAGCTGGAAACGCCGATTGCGCGCTTGCTGGTGAAGGGAGAGTTGCGGGACGGGGATACCGCATCGGTCGATATCAAGAACGGGAATCTTGTTGTGATCCCGACGGTGACGGAGCCTCGGGCGTCTACCCGATAG
- a CDS encoding YifB family Mg chelatase-like AAA ATPase translates to MLAKVRSAALIGLDAHLVDVEVDISGGLPQFSVVGLPDATVKESRDRVRSALKNTGFHFPAKRITVNLAPAGVKKEGSGLDLAIAIGILVAEEVIPQAMLETCVLVGELSLDGRVKPITGALSFALACRVGYDLLLPADNGTEAALVEGVRVYPLRSLPEAVEFLKGSQIIALSRSSRDALESTRSMEEEDYTDVRGQDHAKRALEIAASGGHNVLMVGPPGSGKTMLARRIPSILPLLELEEAIETTRVHSVAGQLAPERPLLTVRPFRAPHHSISDAGLVGGGTVPKPGEVSLAHNGVLFLDESPEFKRGVLEGLRQPLEDGHVILTRASGTLKYPARFMLIAAMNPCPCGYYGDRTRPCICTGTQIRRYRAKLSGPLLDRLDIHLDVPPVPVRELRTELPAPEGSAMIRTRVVAARERQRRRYRSDGIYTNAQLKPRMVKRYCGLDQPAQELLEHAMARLRLSARAHGRILRVARTIADLADSDRIDTVHIAEAIQYRSFDRNPDV, encoded by the coding sequence ATGCTCGCCAAGGTTCGAAGCGCGGCGCTTATCGGTCTTGATGCGCATCTGGTCGATGTCGAGGTCGATATTTCCGGTGGACTACCCCAGTTCTCCGTCGTTGGGTTGCCCGACGCCACGGTCAAGGAAAGCCGCGACCGAGTACGTTCCGCGCTGAAGAACACCGGGTTTCACTTTCCCGCCAAGAGAATTACCGTCAATTTGGCCCCCGCCGGTGTGAAAAAGGAGGGATCAGGACTCGACCTTGCGATCGCCATCGGGATTCTGGTCGCGGAGGAGGTTATCCCGCAGGCCATGCTGGAGACATGTGTGTTGGTCGGGGAGCTCTCGTTGGATGGCCGAGTGAAGCCCATCACAGGAGCCCTCTCCTTTGCGCTCGCTTGTCGCGTGGGATATGACTTGTTGCTGCCCGCCGACAATGGTACGGAAGCGGCCCTAGTGGAAGGGGTACGTGTCTATCCGCTCCGTAGCCTTCCAGAAGCCGTGGAGTTTCTCAAAGGAAGCCAGATCATTGCCTTGAGCCGGTCCAGCCGCGACGCGCTGGAATCCACCAGATCGATGGAGGAAGAAGACTATACCGACGTTCGTGGACAGGACCATGCCAAACGGGCGCTCGAGATTGCCGCCTCCGGCGGACACAATGTGCTGATGGTCGGTCCCCCTGGTTCAGGAAAAACGATGCTGGCGCGCCGAATCCCCTCGATCCTTCCGTTGCTGGAACTGGAGGAGGCGATTGAAACGACTCGAGTCCATAGTGTGGCCGGCCAACTCGCTCCGGAACGGCCGTTGTTGACCGTCCGGCCGTTTCGAGCCCCACATCACAGCATCTCAGACGCCGGACTTGTCGGAGGAGGGACCGTTCCCAAACCTGGAGAAGTCTCGCTGGCGCATAACGGCGTCTTGTTTCTGGACGAATCGCCAGAATTTAAACGGGGCGTCCTGGAAGGGTTGCGGCAGCCGTTGGAAGACGGGCATGTCATCTTGACGAGAGCGAGCGGAACCTTGAAGTATCCGGCCCGATTCATGCTGATTGCCGCGATGAATCCCTGTCCTTGCGGATATTATGGAGACCGGACGCGGCCCTGTATTTGCACAGGCACGCAGATTCGACGATACCGAGCGAAACTCTCCGGGCCGTTGTTGGATCGGCTGGATATTCATCTCGACGTCCCTCCTGTTCCGGTTCGAGAGCTCCGCACCGAACTCCCTGCCCCAGAAGGATCAGCCATGATCAGAACACGTGTCGTTGCGGCTCGTGAGCGCCAACGGCGACGGTATCGGAGCGACGGCATCTATACGAATGCACAGTTGAAGCCGCGAATGGTAAAGCGGTATTGTGGGCTCGACCAGCCTGCTCAGGAGTTGCTCGAGCACGCAATGGCGAGGCTTCGATTGTCGGCGCGGGCGCACGGACGTATTCTACGCGTCGCGCGCACCATCGCTGACTTGGCCGACTCTGATAGGATTGATACGGTGCATATCGCGGAGGCTATTCAATACCGCTCGTTTGACCGCAATCCCGACGTGTGA
- a CDS encoding Lrp/AsnC ligand binding domain-containing protein: protein MATRAYILIKVKAGKTKDVVGTLKRISGVEQAHSCFGRPDIFVFISVQDERALSDVVITKIHAIDGVEETDTHIVAEP, encoded by the coding sequence ATGGCAACCCGAGCCTACATTCTCATCAAGGTGAAAGCAGGAAAGACCAAAGACGTCGTCGGCACACTCAAACGGATATCCGGTGTCGAGCAAGCCCACTCCTGCTTTGGCCGTCCGGATATCTTCGTCTTCATCAGCGTCCAGGATGAGCGGGCACTTTCCGACGTCGTGATCACCAAAATACACGCCATCGATGGAGTCGAGGAAACGGATACCCACATCGTCGCGGAACCGTAG
- a CDS encoding Gfo/Idh/MocA family oxidoreductase produces MNKERIGIGLIGVGRHGLRYAQHIVRDLPTAYLSAVCRQHPEQGFDVPGGPPVNVYGKAASLIADSTVDVVIVVTPPICYPEICRLAVQARKPMLIEKPLGITAADAHAIADSVRKAGVPLMTAQTLRFDNTVQHMKKLQHDIGRSDRLDLVSRIETRKTALDHADGYGRRGALLEIGVHMLDLVRFITGEEVCEARCTMDVRPDAGPETAASVRLTTSSGTRCQIEIARVPADRVGRATWWGSQGRLDVDWVQRQVRLSDGTDTENFELPPSQTVLATLTAFLQAVTDNSPMPVTGEDGCRAVEIAEACYTSAQAGGAPVLLNRRS; encoded by the coding sequence ATGAACAAAGAGCGCATCGGTATAGGGTTGATCGGAGTCGGGAGGCATGGGCTTCGGTATGCGCAGCATATCGTGCGCGACCTTCCGACTGCCTACCTCAGCGCAGTGTGCCGCCAACATCCTGAACAAGGGTTCGATGTTCCCGGAGGGCCACCGGTCAATGTCTATGGAAAGGCTGCATCGCTGATCGCCGATTCCACGGTCGATGTGGTCATTGTTGTGACTCCTCCCATATGTTACCCGGAGATCTGCCGGTTGGCGGTGCAAGCGCGCAAACCCATGCTGATTGAGAAACCGCTGGGGATCACTGCAGCCGATGCCCATGCGATAGCCGATTCGGTTCGTAAAGCAGGGGTACCGTTGATGACGGCGCAAACCCTCCGATTCGATAACACTGTTCAACACATGAAGAAGCTCCAGCACGATATCGGGCGGTCCGATCGACTGGATTTGGTCAGCCGAATCGAGACAAGAAAGACGGCCCTTGATCATGCCGACGGCTATGGTAGGCGAGGGGCCTTACTGGAAATCGGAGTGCACATGCTTGACCTGGTTCGATTCATAACCGGGGAAGAAGTATGCGAGGCGCGTTGCACGATGGACGTGCGGCCGGATGCCGGACCGGAAACCGCGGCATCCGTTCGCCTCACCACTTCCAGTGGAACGAGATGCCAGATTGAAATCGCACGGGTGCCGGCAGACCGCGTCGGGCGAGCAACATGGTGGGGATCGCAGGGTCGGCTGGACGTTGATTGGGTGCAGCGCCAGGTTCGGCTCAGCGACGGGACTGACACAGAGAACTTTGAACTTCCCCCGTCACAGACGGTTCTCGCCACCCTGACCGCATTCTTGCAGGCCGTGACTGATAACTCCCCGATGCCCGTCACCGGAGAAGATGGGTGTCGTGCGGTGGAAATCGCCGAGGCCTGCTACACGTCGGCACAGGCTGGAGGCGCTCCTGTCCTCCTCAATCGTCGTTCGTGA
- a CDS encoding dienelactone hydrolase family protein, translated as MPTTQTAPFTLEQIGTGTARFPSGVPIPTHTDQMVDPYFKSKMPKEHQIDSLLFWPQLPGTYPGLVLLHDWWGLTGQMKDLGARLACEGYTVIIPNLYGRLGGMVTANDDVAAVLLERQNDAHVITDINSCCEYLNTRTFTKRNIHGAVGYGMGGSYALRFACHRKRLRAAVSYYGKMVTPKELMKDLYSPVLYHQAGKDTWATQDDVEQIRTAAGEYAKRVETYLYPEASHAFCNEMKPGIYDPDSSVLAWERTASFLKSCFQGT; from the coding sequence ATGCCTACGACACAAACAGCCCCCTTCACATTGGAACAGATCGGAACAGGAACGGCGCGCTTTCCAAGCGGAGTGCCGATCCCCACGCATACCGATCAGATGGTCGATCCCTACTTCAAGAGCAAAATGCCGAAGGAACACCAAATCGATAGCCTCTTGTTTTGGCCGCAACTACCAGGAACCTATCCAGGCCTTGTGTTGCTGCATGATTGGTGGGGCCTGACCGGGCAGATGAAGGATCTGGGCGCGAGGCTGGCCTGTGAGGGGTACACCGTGATCATTCCAAATCTCTACGGCCGGCTGGGAGGGATGGTGACCGCCAATGACGATGTGGCAGCCGTCCTACTGGAACGGCAAAACGACGCGCATGTCATCACGGATATCAATTCCTGTTGTGAATACCTTAATACTCGCACCTTCACGAAACGGAATATTCATGGCGCCGTCGGCTACGGAATGGGCGGATCCTACGCGCTGCGGTTCGCCTGTCATCGAAAGCGGTTGCGCGCTGCCGTTTCATATTACGGCAAGATGGTCACGCCCAAAGAACTGATGAAAGATCTCTATTCACCTGTGCTGTATCATCAGGCAGGAAAGGACACCTGGGCCACACAGGATGACGTCGAACAGATACGCACTGCCGCTGGCGAGTATGCCAAACGAGTCGAGACTTATCTCTATCCCGAAGCATCCCACGCCTTTTGTAACGAGATGAAGCCGGGCATCTATGATCCCGACAGTTCGGTCCTCGCCTGGGAACGAACCGCGAGTTTCTTGAAGTCTTGCTTCCAAGGAACATGA
- a CDS encoding DUF423 domain-containing protein: MDVDASSRWLVFVGCISAGLGVAAGAFGAHMLKGVLDQPMLAVYDTATRYQMYHAFGMILSGLVVRIGRDVEAAKAGWLFLAGTVLFSGSLYGVSLLGIRWLGAVTPVGGALFIIGWGLLAWRAWRWARC; the protein is encoded by the coding sequence ATGGATGTCGATGCGTCATCTCGGTGGTTGGTGTTTGTCGGCTGTATCAGTGCCGGACTTGGCGTAGCAGCCGGTGCGTTTGGGGCTCATATGCTGAAAGGTGTATTGGATCAGCCGATGTTGGCCGTCTACGACACGGCCACTCGTTATCAGATGTATCATGCCTTCGGGATGATCTTGAGTGGCTTGGTTGTTCGTATCGGGCGTGATGTTGAAGCAGCCAAAGCCGGTTGGCTGTTTCTGGCGGGGACGGTCTTGTTCTCCGGGAGCCTCTATGGAGTTTCGTTGCTGGGAATCCGCTGGCTTGGAGCTGTCACACCGGTCGGGGGAGCACTGTTTATTATTGGTTGGGGGTTGCTGGCCTGGCGCGCATGGCGTTGGGCAAGATGTTGA
- a CDS encoding polymer-forming cytoskeletal protein — MWDKKRELEGGDNGNFTVLGKDVTFKGIVHFHSTVQLDSSIEGEIHAKGMLVIGENAIIRGTIIAETIVTRGKIHGNITASGKIQLLKPGVLLGDISTPSFSMEEGSFFKGSIDMGSHPVVDELEQSPMVYSEMAPRLNVSRPVLIESDRGN, encoded by the coding sequence ATGTGGGACAAAAAACGAGAACTTGAGGGCGGCGATAATGGGAATTTCACCGTTCTCGGGAAAGATGTCACATTCAAAGGCATCGTCCACTTTCACAGCACCGTTCAACTGGACAGCTCGATCGAAGGAGAGATTCACGCGAAGGGTATGCTGGTGATCGGCGAGAACGCGATCATCCGAGGCACCATTATCGCCGAGACGATCGTGACCAGGGGAAAGATTCACGGGAATATCACCGCCAGCGGGAAAATCCAGCTGCTCAAGCCCGGCGTCTTGCTCGGCGACATCTCCACCCCTTCTTTTTCGATGGAAGAGGGCTCATTTTTTAAAGGATCGATCGACATGGGTTCCCACCCGGTCGTCGATGAGCTCGAACAAAGCCCTATGGTCTACTCTGAGATGGCCCCGAGACTGAACGTCTCCCGCCCCGTACTGATCGAGAGCGACCGAGGGAACTGA